Genomic window (candidate division WOR-3 bacterium):
GGTTGGCTTAAAGAAACTGAGAAGTGGTAATTGATACCATCATCCTTGTTCCTTTTCTTTTAATTGAGAACAATCTCTTAAATTATTTACAAAAAGAACTTTACAAAACCTTTGAAATACCAGTAATTATTGAAAAAGAAATTTCTTTGCCGAAATCGGGTTATTCTAAAAAGAGAAGGCAATATGATGGCAATTACTTTATTAGCGAGTTAAGAAAGAAGGGTTATGAAAATAAGATAGTTTTAGGGATTTGCGATGTGGATTTATATGTAAAAGGATTAAATTTTATATTTGGCTTGGCATCACCATTAGAAAAGGTAGCAGTTATCTCA
Coding sequences:
- a CDS encoding archaemetzincin family Zn-dependent metalloprotease; the encoded protein is MVIDTIILVPFLLIENNLLNYLQKELYKTFEIPVIIEKEISLPKSGYSKKRRQYDGNYFISELRKKGYENKIVLGICDVDLYVKGLNFIFGLASPLEKVAVISLTRLREEFYNKPTNESLFYIRALKEATHEIGHLFNLKHCGDPKCVMFFSNSIFDTDRKGPNFCPFCLKKLKGR